Within Sorghum bicolor cultivar BTx623 chromosome 2, Sorghum_bicolor_NCBIv3, whole genome shotgun sequence, the genomic segment TGCGCGCGCTCATCCAGGAGTTCCCCACCGCTCTCGGGCCCGCCACGCTCGACGCCTATCTTCAGCAGCTCGCCAGAGCCGGGCGACCGACGGACGCTGTAAAGGTGTTCGACGAATTGCCGGAGCAACTCCGTAACCGCGAGGCTCTTACTTTGCTGGTCTCCGCCCTTTCTGCCGAGGGATTCCCCTCGCACGCAGAGCGTGCTGCCAAGAAGGTCGCCAATGAGATCTTCCCGGATGACAATATCTGCACTTTGTTGGTATCTGGCTATGCCAATGCTGGTAAGCTCGACCATGCACTCAGGTTGATTGGTGAGACACGTAGGGGTGGGTTCCAGCCAGGATTGGATGCATACAATGCTGTTCTTGATTGTGTGTGCCGGCTCTGTCGCAAGAAGGACCCACTGAGGATGCCTATGGAAGCTGAGAAGTTCTTAGTTGACATGGAAGCCAATGGCATTCCCCGTGATGCAGGGACATTTCGGGTACTGATCACAAATTTCTGCAAGATCCGTAAGACAGAGGATGCCATGAATCTGTTCCGTTGTATGGGTGAGTGGGGCTGCTCACCAGATGCTGACACATACTTGGTGCTCATCAGGAGCTTGTACCAAGCTGCCCGGACTTCAGAGGGTGATGAGATGATGACATGGATGCGGTCTGCAGGATTTGGAGATAAACTTGATAGGAAGGCATACTATGGATTCATCAAGATTTTATGTGGGATTGATAGGGTTGAGCATGCTCTCAAGGTATTCCGTATGATGAAAGGTTATGGCCATGCTCCTGGAGTAAAATCATATAGCTTGCTCATTGAGAAGCTGGCTAGGCACAATTTAGGGGATCGTTCCAGTGCACTGTACAGGGAGGCAGTTGCACGTGGTGTACCTGTGGCTCAAGGAGAGTATAGTATTGACAAAAGGTATGTCAAagcaaagaaggagaagaaggtgaagaagaggctGACTTTGCCGGAGAAGATGAGATTGAAGAGCAAGAGGTTATACAAGCTCAGAATGAGCTTTGTCAAGAAGCCCAAGCGTCGAATGGTCCGCGTTTAAGCATAATTTTTGGTATTCTCATAGCCATGCTGATTTCATTACTCGTTCGTAATACTATCTTTGCTTCAGCATTTGCCACATCGATGGTGATCTTTTCTAAGAACCAGTTTGTCATTCTTTGTTAATCATTTTGTCCTGTGCTGCTGCCACTATATCTTCATCACACTTTAATTGTAGAAGCACAATAAAATCAGTGTGATGCTGAATATTGCTGTAAAGTCAAGAAAATCTAGgaagaaagttttttttttgaatgggGGAAGTTAGCATGTATTAGTCTAAATTGGGTAGTTTCACTTGGATTTTTCCGATCCAGTAACGACTAACCATTAGATCATCGTTATAACATGTAAATGAGTGTAGTTTCTTAGGAATTTTTAGGTGTCCTCAACATTGCTTtgccatattttttttttgtcaaactgGCTATTTTGTTGTTTGTTTAATCCTCTGAAGCAGTTGCCTACATAATAAATATTAAATATTGGCACAATAAAAAAGAATCGTCTGTTCTTCTGTGTGTGTCTTGGTGTGTTCTACTTTAAGTTCTCTTCTTAATGCAATGACATGCAGCTCGCCTGcgtatttgacaaaaaaatgATTTGTGGTCAGAGGCAGATACTTGGTAAAATGAATACTAGAAATTTCATGCAAACCAAGATGCACTACTTACAAACCAAGATCCAACTTTCTGTATTGTATCGTATATGAGCTTGACTTACAAATTTGGCTTCTTACCATCCATTGTTGATCATATGGAATATGATGGTCATGCAACATCTTCCTTGCTCTTAAGTTTGAGCATCTTTTATGGAATTGTTTAGTGTCCAACATTTACCATTGCTTGTCAAGTTGTGAGCCCTCAACACATATGTGTAACTGTTTGGTAGAGGCAACACCGCAACACTACTGTGGGCTCACTGGTGGCTGAAGTTACAAGATAAATGGAAACCATATAATATGCTAGGGGCCACTTTCATTATCAGTGATTTTCCCAATCATCTCATCTGTTAGATTCCAGTTTGACCCAATTTTGTGCACACAAAATGATGCCTCACACTGAGAAATCGAATAAATGTTTGTGCTTTTTGCTGAAAATGTTCTCTTTTGTAAACTGCCTGAACGTCTTTCTGCAACTGTGGTACTAATGGTTTGTAATCATGTATCAGTTTCGTTGGAGCGGATGATCACGGGAATGGACACCACCAGATCCAGTTATAACTTGGAAGATCAGAAAATTGTTGTCCCTGAATTGTGGCTATGCAACATCATTTTTCAAAGGCGAGGGCTCTGTATggtttcactttttttttggttgATGGGCTGGTGACTCCGGTATGTTTGATGCAATAGCACCAATAATGTATCATTTCACTTAATTTGATTTACACTTCTGGTGATGTTCTGTACACCCTAGTTTTTCATAGAAAGCATTGGAAGTCTGCCACAGCTCGTCCAAAACTAACTGGACCACCTCTTGCTGAAGAAGTTTGCTGTTTCCCGGTTTCCCCCACTTGTATGAGCGAAATTGTATTCCCccacttgtttagatgcaccaaaaaaaccaaaactttacaagattttccgtcacattaaattttgcggcacatgcatggaacattaaatatagataaaaaaataactaattgcatagtttatctgtaaatcacgagacgaatctttttaagtctagttactccatgagtggacaatgtttgtcaaataaaaacgaaagtgctacagtgtcaaaatccaaaaacaaggcctaagtggatGTGACAATTGAGACTTCTACGTGAGCATCAATTTTCCTCACTGAAAAAGTGACAATCAATAGGTTTATGTTTCTCCACACCTGCTTAAGTATGAGCCGCACGTGCGCGGCAGCTGGACAGATGGGCGCAACCAAAAAAAGCTCAAGGATAAAGCTACATCTGCAGTAGTAGAGTGGAACTGTGGAAGGCTAGGCTTCACAGGCGCACAGAAGGGCAAAGGAGACTGCAATTGGAAAAAAAAATGAGGAGGGCAGGAGAAGCCCGCACACAACACAATTGACAATCCGTAGCAGAGAAGTGCAGAGGAGAATTCAGCTCAAACCCAAGGTGTCGTCGCCTtcgtcctcttcctcctcctgatGTCGACGTCCACCCTTTTTGGtattattaaatatatacaaaCTGCCAGCAGTTCTGTACACAATACGTTGAGTGGAAAGATCGTACGCAGTAATGTTGTAGTACAGACTGAGCATCACGGGGGCCGGCCGATTCGTCTTCACCGAGCTTGAGACGTAGCGTCACGGCCGAGGGCGTATCGAGAGCCGTTAGAGATCGCGAGCTCGGCCACCTGTGAGGTTGTGAGGTACTGAGGTCTCTCTGTTTTCTCGCTCTCCTCGAAGTGGCTGGCACGCTTGCGGCGGGACACATCGGCAGCCACGCCGCGCTAAAGCTCCTGCTCACGGGCTTCCGTCACATCGTCGTTGACACGTGAGCCTCCTCGACGACGATGATCCCTCCGTCTCGTCGCGATTTGGGGCGCCGTCCCTCACCTCACCTCTGGACACCTCACAAGCCCGTCTTCGGTGACCGTAATGCCACCTGGAAAAGCGGCCTGGCTGCCGGTGGGTGCGGGCGGCGTCACGGGCTCACGGCCGTCGTCAGCCCGTCACACACGCTAGCACAGCTACTGCCTGGGAAAGGGGTTCGTTGTTGGCACCATGGCAGCTCTGGTCGTCTTCCCGGTGGACAAAAACCGCGTTTTTCCACGGGCCACCGTCCCCAACATTCGTCGATTCCAACCCCgcctcgcctcctcctcctcctctccctctcctccgTGTTTTCAATGGTCAAAACCCACGCACCTCACCTCCCCCGCAGTCGTCTTTTCCCTCCCCCGACCCGCGTTTCTTTATATTTCCCCCCaattccaccaccaccaacctcCTCTTCCGCCCTCCTCTCCCACCACCGCCCCCCCCGTCGCCTGCTGTTCCATGAAGGACAActaatccatccatccatccatccatcgctCAGCTATGGCGCAGCTCGCGGTGCGGTCACTGCTGCTGTGCTTGCTCCTGGTCTCGCCAGCTGCGGCTTCGCCGGGTATCGCGAAGCTCAACTCGTCGTCGTCCCTCTTTGGCATCGAGTTCCCGCCGTTCAACACCGCCGTCGCCGTCACCGGCTGCGGCAGCAAGCTGGCTGCAGCTGAGGAGGCGGTGGCTGAGCAGAAGCAGCCGGCGAGCCTGTCCCCGTCGCTGAAGCTGCACATGAACCGCCGCGCTGCCGAGGGGGGCAGGACACGGAAAGAGTCCGTTTTAGATTTGGCCGATAAGGACGCCGTCCGCATCGAGACGATGCACCGGAGAGCGGCGCGCTCCGGCGGGGACCGGACGCCGGCGTCTCCGTCTTCGTCTCCGCGGCGGGCGCTGTCGGAGCGGATGGTGGCGACGGTGGAGTCCGGCGTGGCGGTTGGGTCCGGCGAGTACCTGATGGACGTCTACGTCGGCACGCCGCCGCGGCGTTTCCGGATGATCATGGACACCGGCAGCGACCTCAACTGGCTGCAGTGCGCGCCGTGCCTGGACTGCTTCGACCAGGTTGGCCCCGTGTTCGACCCCGCCGCGTCCTCCTCCTACCGCAACGTCACCTGCGGCGACCAGCGCTGCGGCCTCGTGGCGCCGCCCGAGCCACCAAGGGCGTGCCGCCGCCCCGGGGAGGACTCCTGCCCCTACTACTACTGGTACGGGGACCAGTCCAACACCACCGGCGACCTGGCCCTGGAGTCCTTCACGGTCAACCTCACGGCCCCCGGCGCGTCTCGCCGCGTGGACGACGTCGTGTTCGGGTGCGGCCACTGGAACCGCGGCCTCTTCCACGGCGCGGCGGGCCTGCTGGGCCTCGGCCGTGGCCCGCTGTCGTTCGCGTCCCAGCTCCGCGCCGTGTACGGCCACACCTTCTCCTACTGCCTGGTGGACCACGGCAGCGACGTCGCTAGCAAGGTGGTGTTCGGGGAGGACGACGCGCTGGCGCTGGCGGCGGCGCACCCGCAGCTCAACTACACGGCGTTCGCGCCCGCGTCGTCGCCGGCGGACACGTTCTACTACGTGAAGCTCAAGGGCGTGCTGGTGGGCGGCGAGCTGCTCAACATCAGCTCCGACACGTGGGGTgtgggcgagggcgagggcggaTCCGGCGGCACCATCATCGACTCCGGCACCACGCTGAGCTACTTCGTGGAGCCGGCGTACCAGGTGATCCGGCAAGCCTTCATCGATCGCATGGGCAGGTCGTACCCTCTGATCCCGGACTTCCCGGTGCTGAGCCCGTGCTACAACGTGTCTGGCGTGGACCGGCCGGAGGTGCCGGAGCTGTCGCTGTTGTTCGCCGACGGCGCCGTGTGGGACTTCCCCGCCGAGAACTACTTCATCCGGCTGGACCCGGACGGCATCATGTGCCTGGCGGTCCTGGGCACGCCGCGGACCGGCATGTCCATCATCGGTA encodes:
- the LOC8079012 gene encoding pentatricopeptide repeat-containing protein PNM1, mitochondrial, whose product is MWRRQLFRRLFPSPATGGTAAPPSPFLRHLSTSSTPTPAASLASSLASALTALSTTPPPATTPDAYFSLHFSDVRPTNALLAEALALSPPATSRAAAELFRFLVRRRSLHPSDGALAPVVRHLARRRDFPAVRALIQEFPTALGPATLDAYLQQLARAGRPTDAVKVFDELPEQLRNREALTLLVSALSAEGFPSHAERAAKKVANEIFPDDNICTLLVSGYANAGKLDHALRLIGETRRGGFQPGLDAYNAVLDCVCRLCRKKDPLRMPMEAEKFLVDMEANGIPRDAGTFRVLITNFCKIRKTEDAMNLFRCMGEWGCSPDADTYLVLIRSLYQAARTSEGDEMMTWMRSAGFGDKLDRKAYYGFIKILCGIDRVEHALKVFRMMKGYGHAPGVKSYSLLIEKLARHNLGDRSSALYREAVARGVPVAQGEYSIDKRYVKAKKEKKVKKRLTLPEKMRLKSKRLYKLRMSFVKKPKRRMVRV
- the LOC8079013 gene encoding aspartyl protease family protein 2, giving the protein MAQLAVRSLLLCLLLVSPAAASPGIAKLNSSSSLFGIEFPPFNTAVAVTGCGSKLAAAEEAVAEQKQPASLSPSLKLHMNRRAAEGGRTRKESVLDLADKDAVRIETMHRRAARSGGDRTPASPSSSPRRALSERMVATVESGVAVGSGEYLMDVYVGTPPRRFRMIMDTGSDLNWLQCAPCLDCFDQVGPVFDPAASSSYRNVTCGDQRCGLVAPPEPPRACRRPGEDSCPYYYWYGDQSNTTGDLALESFTVNLTAPGASRRVDDVVFGCGHWNRGLFHGAAGLLGLGRGPLSFASQLRAVYGHTFSYCLVDHGSDVASKVVFGEDDALALAAAHPQLNYTAFAPASSPADTFYYVKLKGVLVGGELLNISSDTWGVGEGEGGSGGTIIDSGTTLSYFVEPAYQVIRQAFIDRMGRSYPLIPDFPVLSPCYNVSGVDRPEVPELSLLFADGAVWDFPAENYFIRLDPDGIMCLAVLGTPRTGMSIIGNFQQQNFHVVYDLKNNRLGFAPRRCAEV